Part of the Streptomyces sp. NBC_01353 genome, GGCGGCGGACGGGACGGCGTCCGCGCGGGGCGCCCGGACGTGGGCGGGAGCCGGGGGCACGGGATCGGGCGCGTCGCCCGCGCCGGAGTTCCGCACGGGATCGGGCGGGTCACCCGCGCCGGCGCTCCTCGCCGGCGGAACGCCCGCGGCCGGGAGCGGTGGCTCGTCGGCCGTGACGGCCGTCTGCCAGCCGTGAAGGTCGAGCGCCCGGACCAGGGCCCGTACCATCCGCGGGTCGAAATGCGTGCCCGCGCACCGCTCCAGCTCCGCCACCGCCGTCCCCACCGGCCGCGCCCTGCTGTAGCACCGGGTCGACGTCATCGCGTCGAAGGCGTCGGCGACCGCCACCACCCGGGCGAACTCCGGGATCTGGGCGCCCCTGAGCCCGTACGGGTAGCCGCTCCCGTCCATCTTCTCGTGGTGGTGCAGGATCGCCGCCCGTGCCTCGCCCAGGAAGCCGATGCCCCGGACCATCTCGTGTCCGTACTCCGGGTGCAGTTCGATGATCCGGCGCTCCTCGGGTGTCAGCGGCCCGTCCTTCGTCAGCACCCGGGTCGGTACGCCGAGCTTGCCCACGTCATGGAGGATCCCCGCGAAGCGGAGGATCTCCAGGCGCTCCTCCGCCATCCCCAGCTCACGGGCGATCAGCACGGAGGCACGGCCGACCCGTTCGCTGTGTCCCCGGGTGTACTTGTCCTTGATGTCGACGGCCTGGACCAGAGCGCGGATCGTCGCCTGGTGCGCGGCGCGTTCGCGGTGGTACTGGGCGAAGATCCAGCACGAGATGTACATCGGCAGCAGGACGAAGAGCGCGGCGACGGGACCGTACGTACTGCGCCACAGCACCGCCATCATCAGCCCGGCGAGCCCGTGCACGGCGTGCGGGGCGAGGGCGCGGACGAAGAGGCCGCGCCAGGCGGTGCCCGGGGCGAGGCCCTCGGCCGTCGTCCGGATTCCGCCGTCGAGGGCGGTCAGGACCAGGCAGAAGGTGAGCGCGGAGGCCCCGGCCGGCAGCAGGACGTACGGGAAGTCGGGGGTGTGCGTCCCGTGGCCGAGGACGTCGTCGCAGCTCAGGACGGCGGCGACCAGGGAGGCGGTCCAGACGGCGAGCACGAGCTGACCGGCCCGCCACAGCCGGCGTACGCCTGCCGGGCGCTGCTCGACGCGGGAGAGCAGCGCTCCGGGCAGCGCCGTCAGCGCGGCGGCGGAGGGCGGCAGGAGCAGCGCCGAGGCGAGCAGGACCGGAAAGAACGATCCGGCTCCCAAGGGCACCGAGCCGCCCAGCGCCCGGCCGAGCAGCGGGCAGCGGCCGGGTAACTCGCACCCGGCGTACAGGGCGGCGAGCAGCGCGACGGTGCCCCAGGGGGTCTGCGCGCCGGGGCTCAGGGTGAACAGAACGCACCCGGCGGCGCCGAGGAGGGCGCAGCCGATGTACACCCGTGCCGCTCGTGGAATCGCCATCACGCCCATCACGCCTGTCACGCTAGCGAGTTGGGCGGCGCGTGAGGGCGGTCGGCGACCGATTCGCACCATCGAGTGATACAAGCTGATGAACGCATGAGGGCCGCCGCGATCACCTCGCGACGGCCCTTCAGGCAGAATCGGCGGTCACTCCTGGACGGTCGCCGTGATGTCCATGTCCTGCTCGGGCACCAGCTGGCCCGAGCGGATGAGGTCGATCCGGCCCATCACCTTGGCCCGCAGATCGGTGGGCACGTCGTCACTGCCGCAGCAACGCTTGACGAGCTTCTTCACCGCCTGCTCCAGTCCGTACTTCTCCAGGCACGGGGAGCACTCCTCGAAGTGCACCTCGAACTTGGTGCAGTCACTGTCGGGCATCTCATGGTCGAGGAACTCGTAGAGATGGTCCAGGACCTCTGAGCAATCCGTCTCGTGCGGCTCTCCGCAGCTCATGAGCCCGAGCCTTTCAGATCGTTCGACGACTCTCCGGCGCCCGCGGGAACGAGCCCGCGATCGCGAGCGTAGTCCTCGAGCATGCCGCGCAACTGGCGGCGGCCCCGGTGCAGTCGGGACATCACCGTACCGATGGGTGTACCCATGATGTCC contains:
- a CDS encoding HD-GYP domain-containing protein; translation: MGVMAIPRAARVYIGCALLGAAGCVLFTLSPGAQTPWGTVALLAALYAGCELPGRCPLLGRALGGSVPLGAGSFFPVLLASALLLPPSAAALTALPGALLSRVEQRPAGVRRLWRAGQLVLAVWTASLVAAVLSCDDVLGHGTHTPDFPYVLLPAGASALTFCLVLTALDGGIRTTAEGLAPGTAWRGLFVRALAPHAVHGLAGLMMAVLWRSTYGPVAALFVLLPMYISCWIFAQYHRERAAHQATIRALVQAVDIKDKYTRGHSERVGRASVLIARELGMAEERLEILRFAGILHDVGKLGVPTRVLTKDGPLTPEERRIIELHPEYGHEMVRGIGFLGEARAAILHHHEKMDGSGYPYGLRGAQIPEFARVVAVADAFDAMTSTRCYSRARPVGTAVAELERCAGTHFDPRMVRALVRALDLHGWQTAVTADEPPLPAAGVPPARSAGAGDPPDPVRNSGAGDAPDPVPPAPAHVRAPRADAVPSAAARARGAAARRAGPSAPKAHVPPGGRA
- the rsrA gene encoding mycothiol system anti-sigma-R factor encodes the protein MSCGEPHETDCSEVLDHLYEFLDHEMPDSDCTKFEVHFEECSPCLEKYGLEQAVKKLVKRCCGSDDVPTDLRAKVMGRIDLIRSGQLVPEQDMDITATVQE